From the Streptomyces pluripotens genome, one window contains:
- a CDS encoding helix-turn-helix domain-containing protein, which translates to MTSTPHLNELGEFLKARRAELTPRAVGLPDPGGPRRVSGLRREEVAQLASISTDYYTRLEQGRMPASAPALEAVAEALQLDGDQRRYLFGLAGKETATLRRRTVQKVQPQLRRVLDDLTTTPAIVMGRRMDVIAWNPLASALITDFAAVPEKHRNYLRILFTDPAMRTLYADWRTVARTAVAQLRMEAAKYPDDPRLTGLVGELSVQDADFRKWWAAQHVATLSVGTKVLHHPVAGELSLDWDTLTASTDPDQQLVVWTAEVGSPTYDGLRILASWAADRQLPAAPAQ; encoded by the coding sequence ATGACTTCGACACCGCATCTCAACGAGCTCGGCGAGTTCCTCAAGGCGCGCCGGGCCGAGCTGACCCCGCGGGCCGTGGGTCTGCCGGACCCGGGCGGGCCGCGCCGGGTGAGCGGGTTGCGCAGGGAGGAGGTCGCGCAGCTCGCCTCGATCTCCACGGACTACTACACCCGCCTTGAACAGGGCCGTATGCCCGCCTCCGCGCCAGCCCTGGAGGCGGTGGCCGAGGCATTGCAGCTTGATGGCGACCAGCGGCGCTACCTGTTCGGCCTGGCAGGCAAGGAGACGGCGACGCTCCGGCGCCGGACCGTGCAGAAGGTGCAGCCGCAGTTGCGCAGGGTGCTTGACGATCTCACGACCACCCCGGCGATCGTAATGGGCCGCCGGATGGACGTCATTGCCTGGAATCCCCTGGCATCGGCGTTGATCACCGATTTCGCAGCGGTCCCGGAAAAGCACCGCAACTACCTCCGGATTCTTTTCACCGATCCCGCGATGCGTACCCTTTATGCCGACTGGAGGACCGTGGCCCGTACCGCCGTGGCGCAATTGCGCATGGAAGCCGCGAAATACCCGGACGATCCGCGACTGACGGGTCTGGTCGGGGAGCTGTCCGTGCAGGACGCGGACTTTCGGAAGTGGTGGGCCGCACAACACGTGGCCACCCTGAGCGTCGGCACAAAGGTGCTGCACCATCCGGTCGCCGGTGAGCTGTCCCTCGACTGGGACACCCTGACCGCGAGCACCGACCCCGACCAGCAGCTGGTCGTGTGGACCGCTGAGGTCGGCTCTCCCACGTACGACGGACTGCGCATACTGGCGTCCTGGGCCGCCGATCGGCAGCTGCCTGCCGCTCCCGCACAATGA
- a CDS encoding IS701 family transposase encodes MAAVRDELEAFAAEVFEPFARKDQRRWGQVYLRGLLTDGKRKSVEPMAARLGEDGNRQALAHFITASPWDPAHIRASLAWRMETAIRPTALVFDDTGFLKDGTASACVSRQYTGTAGKVTNCQVGVSLHLASDHASAAVNWRLFLPRTWDPASPEADPGKIARRVTCGIPEDAGHVEKWQLALDMADETRSWGIDVPLAIADAGYGDAAAFRLGLNARGMRYVVGISTTLSAQPADAVPVAEPYSGTGRPPVPKYPEPPRSVKELVIAAGRKAARPVQWREGSRPGTGRSGFKRMYSRFVALRIRPAGRQIRQATEGPELPECWLLAEWPARESEPVQFWLSDLPADTPLTTLVRLAKLRWRIEHDYREMKQALGLAHFEGRTWGGWHHHVTLVSAAHAFCTLQRLARAPKDAAPA; translated from the coding sequence ATGGCTGCGGTGCGTGATGAGTTGGAGGCGTTTGCTGCGGAGGTGTTCGAGCCGTTCGCGCGCAAGGACCAGCGCCGGTGGGGGCAGGTCTACCTGCGGGGACTGCTGACCGACGGCAAGCGCAAGTCGGTCGAGCCGATGGCCGCTCGCCTCGGGGAGGACGGGAACCGGCAGGCTCTGGCCCACTTCATCACCGCCAGCCCGTGGGATCCGGCCCACATCCGGGCCAGCCTGGCCTGGAGGATGGAGACGGCGATCCGCCCGACCGCGCTGGTCTTCGACGACACCGGCTTCTTGAAGGACGGCACTGCCTCGGCGTGTGTGTCGCGGCAGTACACCGGCACCGCGGGCAAGGTCACCAACTGCCAGGTGGGCGTCTCGCTGCACCTGGCCTCCGATCATGCCTCGGCAGCGGTCAACTGGCGGTTGTTCCTGCCCCGGACCTGGGACCCCGCCTCGCCGGAAGCTGACCCGGGCAAGATCGCCCGTCGTGTCACTTGCGGCATCCCGGAGGATGCCGGGCACGTGGAAAAGTGGCAGCTCGCCCTGGACATGGCCGATGAGACTCGTTCCTGGGGGATCGATGTGCCGCTGGCCATCGCAGATGCCGGATACGGCGACGCCGCGGCCTTCCGTCTCGGCCTGAACGCACGGGGCATGCGCTACGTGGTGGGCATCTCCACCACCCTGTCGGCCCAGCCCGCCGACGCGGTTCCGGTGGCCGAGCCGTACTCCGGGACCGGACGGCCACCGGTGCCGAAGTACCCCGAGCCTCCGCGTTCGGTGAAGGAGCTGGTCATCGCGGCGGGCCGGAAGGCCGCACGGCCGGTCCAATGGCGGGAAGGCTCCCGGCCCGGCACCGGCCGCTCCGGCTTCAAGCGGATGTACTCCCGGTTCGTGGCCTTGCGGATCCGGCCCGCCGGGCGTCAGATCCGCCAGGCCACCGAGGGCCCGGAACTGCCCGAGTGCTGGCTGCTGGCCGAGTGGCCCGCGCGCGAGAGCGAGCCGGTCCAGTTCTGGCTGTCCGACCTGCCCGCCGACACCCCGCTGACCACCCTGGTCCGCCTGGCCAAGCTCCGCTGGCGCATCGAGCACGACTACCGCGAGATGAAGCAGGCTCTGGGGCTGGCCCACTTCGAGGGCCGGACCTGGGGCGGCTGGCACCACCACGTCACCCTCGTCTCTGCCGCCCACGCCTTCTGCACCCTGCAACGACTGGCCAGAGCCCCAAAAGACGCGGCGCCGGCCTGA
- a CDS encoding GNAT family N-acetyltransferase, translating to MDTYLETERLALRHFTADDADLLIELDSDPAVMRYLTGGIPTAPEVVRERYLPNILAGYEKWDGDLGLFAAHEKDGGAFIGWFILRPEPEGPLDEVELGYRLRRAAWGKGYATEGSRAVLGKAFTGLGVRMVWAEAMSVNHGSRNIMEKLGMRLTDTTPTPSDMEMIEGSEHGGVRYEITKEQWEQQ from the coding sequence GTGGACACCTACCTGGAGACCGAGCGCTTGGCCCTGCGCCATTTCACTGCCGACGACGCGGACCTACTGATCGAGTTGGACAGCGACCCGGCGGTGATGCGCTACCTGACCGGCGGCATTCCGACCGCGCCGGAGGTCGTCCGCGAGCGCTACCTCCCGAACATCCTCGCCGGCTACGAGAAGTGGGACGGCGACCTCGGCCTATTCGCCGCGCACGAGAAGGACGGCGGCGCGTTCATCGGCTGGTTCATCCTGCGTCCCGAGCCGGAGGGCCCGCTGGACGAAGTCGAGCTCGGCTACCGGCTGCGGCGGGCGGCTTGGGGCAAGGGGTATGCCACCGAGGGCTCGCGTGCCGTGCTGGGCAAGGCGTTCACAGGACTCGGTGTGCGGATGGTCTGGGCTGAGGCGATGTCCGTGAACCACGGGTCGCGCAACATCATGGAGAAGCTCGGAATGAGGCTCACGGACACCACCCCCACTCCCTCCGACATGGAGATGATCGAAGGCTCCGAGCACGGAGGCGTACGGTACGAGATCACCAAGGAGCAGTGGGAACAGCAGTAG
- a CDS encoding VOC family protein — MHVRRVVPNIPSQSFDESAQFYGVLGFEEVMNHGWIMTLAPRGNPEVQVSVMAEDQTAPVAPDLSIEVEDVDAAYAEMTALGAEIVHPLSDEEWGVRRFFVRDPNGRVVNVLSHS, encoded by the coding sequence ATGCACGTCCGCCGGGTCGTTCCCAACATCCCCTCGCAGTCCTTCGACGAGAGTGCGCAGTTCTACGGGGTCCTGGGCTTCGAGGAAGTCATGAACCACGGCTGGATCATGACCCTCGCGCCCAGAGGGAACCCCGAGGTGCAGGTCAGCGTGATGGCCGAGGACCAGACGGCGCCGGTCGCCCCAGACCTCAGCATCGAGGTCGAGGACGTGGACGCCGCGTACGCCGAGATGACAGCGCTCGGCGCGGAGATCGTCCATCCCCTGAGCGACGAGGAGTGGGGCGTGCGCCGCTTCTTCGTCCGCGACCCCAACGGCCGTGTGGTCAACGTCCTCAGCCACAGCTGA
- a CDS encoding SecDF P1 head subdomain-containing protein: MRHFQIRHTAVPLCLGLAVLTGCSHSSGRQPHSASSGAAAAAPDGTGERDVSVVTFTASTPASADDLRRSADRLRKRADTLGITGVRVEVKDGSIDVTGPRSAEGRLRDLAAPGRLRFRDVLAAQPSPGRTTPNSSQPGASSGQDETSAALRAEYQALDCSDGHAYTEAEQGAGPGDPIVACGLPAGTGTPSVKYLLGPAVLEDTDVASAKADQDTNQGMGWFVQLKFTAKGGVKLTDATGQLASNPAPRNQFAIVLDGRVISAPYVRESLTGGTAEIAGNFTEKVARDLAAKLNSGAIPASLRFKSSTHVTRP, translated from the coding sequence ATGCGTCACTTTCAGATCAGACACACCGCCGTTCCCTTGTGCCTGGGGCTCGCCGTACTGACCGGCTGCTCGCACTCATCTGGCCGGCAGCCGCACTCAGCGTCGTCCGGTGCCGCCGCCGCGGCACCGGACGGCACGGGTGAACGGGACGTGTCGGTGGTCACTTTCACCGCGTCCACCCCCGCCTCGGCCGACGACCTGCGGCGATCGGCGGACCGGCTGAGGAAGCGCGCTGACACGCTCGGGATCACGGGTGTACGGGTCGAGGTAAAGGACGGCTCGATCGACGTCACCGGTCCCCGTTCGGCAGAGGGGCGTCTGAGGGATCTGGCTGCGCCGGGACGGCTCCGCTTCCGGGATGTGCTGGCGGCGCAGCCCAGCCCTGGCCGAACGACGCCGAACTCCTCGCAGCCCGGGGCCAGTAGCGGTCAGGACGAGACCAGCGCTGCTCTGCGAGCGGAGTACCAGGCACTGGACTGCTCCGACGGCCATGCGTACACCGAGGCTGAGCAGGGTGCCGGCCCTGGGGATCCCATCGTGGCCTGCGGCCTCCCAGCCGGGACCGGGACACCATCGGTGAAGTACCTTCTGGGGCCGGCCGTCCTTGAGGACACCGACGTGGCCTCAGCCAAAGCCGATCAGGACACGAACCAGGGCATGGGCTGGTTCGTCCAGTTGAAGTTCACAGCCAAGGGCGGTGTGAAGCTCACCGACGCCACCGGCCAACTCGCCAGCAACCCCGCGCCGCGGAACCAGTTCGCCATCGTGTTGGACGGCCGGGTGATCTCCGCACCCTACGTGAGAGAGTCGCTGACCGGTGGTACTGCCGAGATCGCTGGAAACTTCACGGAGAAGGTAGCCCGAGACCTCGCCGCCAAGCTCAACTCCGGTGCCATCCCTGCTTCTTTGAGGTTCAAGAGCTCCACCCACGTCACCCGGCCTTGA
- a CDS encoding GNAT family N-acetyltransferase — protein MSIRITPLTEYDRGPFSHRLAWLASDAHGIPVGSAFLRLFTHSGQEHLAELTLDVHPVERRRGIGSRLLNEAVAAAREDGRRCVLAQAEAGSPGAHFLPARGFRKVLTLTFARLPLAEVDITALNELIEQPHPGYRLASWYGTVPDGLARTFAASRRALDDMPMDDTDYGTVAWDVDRVRAAAQAIDERGELLHTVVAIDDSDGSIVGFTELVVPGDGKGDGQHYGTGVLPEHRGHGLSRWMKAESIRQARERHPELDGLLTDTADSNQPMRNINTMLGYEPTHQALEYQIDL, from the coding sequence TTGTCGATTCGTATCACCCCCCTGACCGAGTACGACCGCGGTCCGTTCAGCCACCGTCTGGCCTGGCTGGCGTCCGACGCCCACGGCATTCCCGTCGGATCGGCGTTCCTGCGCCTGTTCACCCATTCCGGGCAAGAGCACCTGGCCGAACTCACACTCGATGTTCATCCGGTCGAGCGACGCCGCGGCATCGGCTCGCGGCTGCTCAACGAGGCCGTGGCCGCTGCCCGGGAAGACGGCAGGCGTTGTGTTCTCGCCCAGGCCGAGGCCGGATCCCCTGGCGCCCACTTCCTGCCGGCCCGGGGCTTCCGCAAGGTCCTCACGTTGACGTTCGCCCGGTTGCCGCTGGCCGAAGTGGACATCACGGCCCTCAACGAGCTCATTGAGCAGCCGCATCCCGGATACCGGCTGGCGTCGTGGTACGGGACCGTTCCTGATGGCCTCGCCCGCACCTTTGCCGCATCGCGCCGAGCCCTGGATGACATGCCGATGGACGACACCGACTACGGGACGGTGGCCTGGGACGTCGATCGGGTCCGTGCCGCCGCGCAGGCCATTGATGAGCGGGGCGAACTGCTGCACACGGTCGTGGCCATCGACGACTCGGACGGTTCGATCGTCGGGTTCACCGAGCTGGTGGTTCCCGGCGACGGCAAGGGCGACGGCCAGCACTACGGGACCGGTGTTCTGCCCGAACACCGTGGACACGGCCTGAGCCGGTGGATGAAGGCCGAGTCGATCCGGCAGGCCCGCGAGCGCCACCCCGAGCTCGACGGTCTGCTGACCGATACCGCCGACAGCAACCAGCCCATGAGGAACATCAACACCATGCTCGGCTACGAACCGACGCACCAAGCACTCGAATATCAGATCGACCTGTGA